One Littorina saxatilis isolate snail1 linkage group LG12, US_GU_Lsax_2.0, whole genome shotgun sequence genomic region harbors:
- the LOC138982254 gene encoding uncharacterized protein, translated as MSGSKSRNAALASFSTPDHGNSPPRMTLTTPKHMDGAAVDPIEKSSSLTSAQEIIAARGRALGVRSGAALAKYVQEEEAAQRRLLQEEEAAQRRLLQEEEEAQLRKEEAQLRKEEAQRRLQREEQDAQRRLQREEEEIRRKVLREEEENDRRRRLAELEEERVRAEIEKTRREETTSSSRSRAIEPVRLKIDPFDEAKEDLDTFLGRFERAATLSGWDRESDWGARLGALLKGFAADVYLELPAEDAGNFDVIVDALRGSFRWTADSYRSKFRLAAKRGEETFIQFATRLRIWFERWRKAAKKEETYAGIRDLLLMEHLMDHVSGDLADFIRQREPANVTEAAELAERFAASKRARKNPVMVGTRVGGSSKDPSSPKKNAPPKPSHNNPQFTKGKCFNCGKEGHHRRNCLRPSNTTNLRTVVTSETSSDTSELPALCDPCSQLSYTPLCTVSINGSQVSALRDTGADGLVIDSSLVKDCNLKQGSQTIRLAAGNVQKTCPTTIVHLESPFFSGNVVAIVADQLTYPVLIGNRIVQPGGETLEVPVYRAEARPVKITAITRAQHAREKEPPKNLRMKDSGLGGVTREELIQLQSLDPTLSRMRELAKGSDPAPSGKKGKVKFLWKQGVLHRLFITTEKTFSQVVVPETLRSGILRLSHDVPMAGHLGTKKTQDRLWHSFYWPGMGGDIRRYVQSCDACQRALPKGRIPKAHLGKMPLMDEPFRRIAVDIVGPLTVSERKNRYILVTVDYATRYPEATPLPSIEAERVAEALWEMYTRVGVPKEVLTDRGSQFVSDLMKQRGTSRKPWFFAFRTPVRPIRERASVSPEGTVDKRNANGSENHCSIRRGFASTTRRDPATCPGES; from the exons ATGTCGGGATCTAAATCTCGCAATGCCGCTCTGGCAAGTTTTTCTACCCCTGATCATGGTAATTCTCCACCCCGTATGACACTTACCACGCCAAAGCATATGGATGGAGCTGCTGTTGACCCTATTGAAAAATCTAGTTCCCTCACGTCAGCTCAAGAAATTATAGCCGCTAGGGGACGTGCTTTGGGCGTTCGATCAGGGGCTGCTTTAGCAAAATACGTTcaagaagaggaagcagctcAACGGAGACTACTTcaagaagaggaagcagctcAACGAAGACTacttcaagaagaagaggaagctcAACTGAGAAAAGAAGAAGCTCAACTGAGAAAAGAAGAAGCTCAACGAAGACTTCAGAGGGAGGAACAGGATGCTCAACGAAGACTTCagagggaggaagaagaaaTCAGAAGAAAAGTACTTCGAGAAGAGGAAGAAAACGACCGCCGCCGACGTCTAGCTGAACTGGAAGAAGAAAGAGTTCGTGCAGAGATAGAAAAGACTAGGAGAGAAGAGACTACTTCAAGTTCTCGTAGTAGGGCTATTGAACCAGTTCGTCTGAAAATAGATCCATTTGATGAAGCCAAAGAGGATCTCGACACCTTCCTAGGACGATTCGAGAGAGCAGCAACTCTCAGTGGCTGGGACAGGGAGAGTGACTGGGGAGCTCGGCTGGGAGCCCTCCTGAAAGGTTTTGCTGCCGATGTTTACTTGGAACTGCCAGCTGAGGATGCGGGAAACTTTGATGTCATTGTGGACGCCCTTAGAGGATCTTTTCGCTGGACGGCTGACTCGTATCGTTCTAAGTTTCGACTCGCGGCCAAAAGGGGAGAGGAGACGTTTATACAGTTTGCTACCCGTCTTCGAATCTGGTTTGAACGGTGGAGGAAAGCCGCGAAGAAAGAGGAGACCTATGCTGGAATCCGAGACCTCCTACTGATGGAACACCTGATGGACCATGTGTCTGGGGACCTCGCGGATTTCATCCGGCAGCGTGAACCGGCGAACGTCACTGAGGCCGCCGAACTAGCTGAGAGGTTTGCTGCATCAAAAAGAGCTAGGAAAAACCCTGTTATGGTGGGTACCCGTGTGGGAGGTAGTTCCAAAGACCCTTCTAGCCCGAAGAAGAATGCTCCGCCAAAGCCTTCCCATAACAACCCTCAGTTTACCAAAGGGAAATGTTTCAATTGTGGAAAAGAGGGCCACCATAGGAGGAACTGCCTACGTCCTTCCAACACTACCAATCTGAGGACGGTTGTAACGTCAGAAACCTCTTCTGACACGTCCGAGTTACCTGCCCTTTGTGACCCATGTAGCCAACTGTCGTATACTCCTTTATGCACGGTCAGTATCAATGGATCGCAAGTATCTGCTCTTCGTGACACAGGCGCCGACGGACTGGTCATTGACTCCTCTTTGGTAAAAGACTGTAACCTCAAGCAAGGGAGTCAAACTATTCGTCTCGCAGCAGGGAACGTTCAGAAGACATGTCCCACTACGATCGTACATTTGGAGTCCCCATTCTTCTCAGGGAACGTTGTCGCTATTGTGGCTGACCAGCTAACATACCCCGTACTCATCGGAAACCGGATCGTTCAGCCTGGAGGAGAAACCCTTGAAGTTCCTGTGTATCGGGCGGAAGCTCGACCTGTCAAGATAACTGCCATTACCCGAGCCCAACATGCGAGAGAAAAAGAACCTCCCAAAAACCTACGGATGAAGGACTCTGGTCTGGGAGGTGTTACCAGAGAGGAATTGATCCAGCTACAGTCACTGGACCCAACTTTGTCGCGGATGCGGGAGTTGGCCAAAGGAAGTGACCCTGCACCCTCTGGAAAGAAAGGGAAGGTGAAATTCTTATGGAAGCAGGGCGTCCTACATCGCCTTTTCATAACCACGGAGAAGACCTTCAGTCAGGTGGTGGTGCCCGAGACTCTTCGTTCGGGTATTTTGAGACTTTCTCACGATGTTCCAATGGCCGGTCATCTTGGAACCAAGAAAACCCAGGATCGACTATGGCATTCGTTCTACTGGCCAGGGATGGGGGGCGACATCAGACGATATGTGCAATCCTGTGATGCCTGCCAACGAGCGTTACCCAAAGGAAGGATACCCAAAGCCCACCTTGGAAAGATGCCCCTCATGGATGAACCCTTCCGGAGAATCGCTGTTGACATTGTCGGCCCTTTGACTGTCTCAGAGAGAAAGAATCGCTACATTTTGGTCACTGTGGATTATGCTACCCGATACCCAGAAGCTACTCCTTTACCCAGCATAGAGGCAGAACGCGTTGCTGAAGCTTTGTGGGAGATGTATACACGGGTAGGAGTTCCTAAGGAAGTCCTCACTGACCGGGGGTCACAGTTTGTCAGTGATCTCATGAAGCAA AGAGGTACCTCAAGAAAGCCTTGGTTTTTCGCCTTTCGAACTCCTGTACGGCCGATCCGTGAGAGGGCCTCTGTCTCTCCTGAAGGAACTGTGGACAAAAGAAACGCCAACGGAAGTGAGAACCACTGCAGCATACGTCGTGGATTTGCGTCAACGACTCGAAGAGACCCTGCAACTTGCCCAGGAGAATCTTGA